From Simonsiella muelleri ATCC 29453:
ATTTATAACCAACGTCAATTCAATAAAATAATAGTCGTTTAAAATAAAAATAGAACAAGGCAACAATGGTATTGTTAATTTTAAACGACTATGACGGCGTATTTTATGCCATTAAATTTGATTAAATTGAATAAATTCCAATTGTTTGGCTTTGGCTTTGCCACTTACCAATGCTTCACGTGCCAACGTCAGCCCATCTTTCAGGCTGCCTGCCACATTACCAGCGTACAAACACGCCGCCGTATTCAACAACACAATATCACGCGCCACATCAGGCGCAGTGTTGTCTAAAACCGCGTTCATTAATGCCAATGACTCTTGCGCGTTATTGACCTTGAGTGCGTCCAAATTGTCATAAATCGGCAAACCAAAATCTTGGGGAGAAATATCGTATTCCACAATTTGACCGTCTTTTAATTCGGCAATGCGCGTGCGACCCGTAACCGTGATTTCGTCCAAACCATCGCTACCATGCACCACCAATGCATGTTTTGAACCCAATTGCTGCAACACACGCGACAAAATACCACACAAGTCCACGTGAAACACACCAATTAATTGATTTTTGGCACCAGCAGGATTGGTCATTGGACCTAATATATTGAAAATCGTGCGAAAACCCAACAATTTACGCACAGGCGCAACATAGCGCATCGCAATGTGATGATTTTGTGCAAACATAAAACCCATGCCACATGATTCAATGCTTTTCGCTGTTTTTTCAGGTAATTGCATCAAATTCACCCCCAACGCTTCCAACACATCCGCCGCGCCGCTTGATGAGGACACCGAACTCCCACCGTGTTTCGCTACTTTCGCGCCCGCAGCAGCCGCCACAAACATGGACGTTGTGGAAATATTGAAAGTTTTTGCACCATCGCCCCCCGTACCGACAATATCCACTAAGTTATCAACATCTTGCACAGGCACTTTGGTAGCGAATTCGCGCATCACGCTGGTGGCGGCTGCAATTTCCGACACCGTCTCCACTTTCACACGTAAACCAACCAAAATCCCCGCGATTTGTTCGGGGGGTACTTCACCGCGCATGATTTGGCGCATTAAATCTTGCATTTCATCGTAGAATAATTCGTTATTATCCACTAATCGGGCTAAGGCTTGTTGGGGGGTAATCATGTTTTTTCCTTTGTTTCTTTGGGTTAATGGGTTTCAGGCAGCCTGAAAGAAACCAACAACGCAGTCGTATTTTTTATTTTAAACGACTATAGATTATCAGCCAACCCGATAAAACGCCAAACTTCCCAATAAATTAGGTAGTTTTTCCACGCGTTTGTTACCCGTCATGACGGCGCGTTCCAGCACATGCAGCTGATTTTTGGCACACAATAATTCAAAATCTTGCAGCGTACACAAATGGATATTGGGTGTGTTGTACCATTGATGTGGCATTCGTTCACTCACAGGCATATGCCCACTCAAACCAATTTGCAACCGATTGCGCCAATAACCAAAATTAGGAAAACTCACAATCGCTTGCTTGGCAACATGGGTCAGATTCCGCAAAATGGCTTGTGTGTCGCGCATGGCTTGAATGGTTTGGCTCAACACAATCACGTCAAAACTGTGGCTACCAAATGCCGCCAATCCTGCTTCAACATCCGCTTGAATCACATTCACGCCACGCTCAATGGCTGCCTGAACACGGTCGGTGGCAATTTCCACGCCGTAACCCGTACAATTTTTATGAGTGGTCAAAGCCGACAATAATTCACCATCACCACAACCCAAATCCAACACATGACTGTGGTCGGGAATCCAGTCGTAAATTAATTGTAAATCTTCGCGTAATTTCATGATTTTTTTCCATCGAATGGGTTTTCAGAAAGATAATTTTATTATTTATTCTGCGATTTGAAAAACTTGGCGCAAATATGCTAAAAAGGTATTGTTAGTGGTCAGTGTTTTGCCTGCGGTGTCAGAAATTTTAGCGACTGATTGTCCGTTGCATTCCACCAATTTCAGCACAATATTTAACGTTTCCAAACCCATATCGTTGGTTAAATTTGTGCCAATACCAAAACTGGTTTTGAATCGCCCTTTAAAATGTTGATGCAAATCCCACGCTTTTTCCAAATCCAAACCGTCGGAAAAAGTGAGCATTTTGGTTCGGCTATCAATTTTTAATTTTTGGTAATGCGCGTAGGCTTTTTCGCCCCACGCATAGGGATCGCCGCTATCGTGGCGCAACCCATCAAATAATTTAGCAAAATACAAATCAAAATCACGCAAAAATGCGTCCATCCCCACCACATCTGTAAGCGCAATGCCCAAATCACCACGATATTCATGTACCCATGCTTCTAAAGCGGCTTTTTGGAAATCGCGCAATTTAACATCAAGCGCCTGAAATGCCTGTAAAAATTCGTGCGCCATTGTGCCAATGGCAGCAATATTGAATTTTTTGGCTAAATACACATTGCTGGTTCCACGGAAAATTTCAGGGACGGCAGCCTGAAAACTCTGCACAACGTATTCTTGCCACTGACGATTGTAGCGACGGCGCGTGCCAAAATCCGACACCAAAAAAGGGTTATCATCGGGGTGTTGGCGGCCATTTAATTTTTTCAATAAAACAATTTTTTCTTGTAACCGCTTTTCACCTTCTGCCAATACTTCAGAGGTTTCCAAACGGCGGAAATAAAGTTCATTCACAATCGCCAAAATGTAAATTTCAAAGAACATCGCTTGAATAATCGGACCTTGTACCGTGATATTCAGCCTGCCATCTTCACTTGGCGAAACATAGACAAAGCGGCGTTTTAATTGAAACAATTCCAAATAATCCACAAAATCGCTTTTAATAAAACGAAAACTGCGTAAATAAGCCAATTCGTCTTGTGTGAATTTTAATTCGCAAAGTGCATCTAACTCACGTTCTAAATCATCTTTGATGTCAGCCAATGGGTAGGCGGTTTGTGCATTTCGGCAGTGAAAGTGATACACACCATGCGCTTGTGGAAATTGGTGTAACACCACTTGTAACATGGTGAATTTGTACAAATCGGTGTCCAGCAAAGATTGGATAATAGGCGTTGTCATGGCATTTTCCATTTGTGTTGAAACGTTAAAAAATTGAATTTGATTATAAACCATGAAACGTTTAAATGCGTGAGTTTTATACTATAATGCGCTTTTTAGTTTTCAGGCTGCCTGAAAATAAAAATTTGCTTGAACAAAGGAAATTTATGAAAATCAAAAAATTATTGTCGCAAATCATGCACCCGCGTTTGATTGGCAAATTAACCGTTTACACACAATTGATGCGACTGGATCGTCCGATTGGGACGCTGTTGCTGTTGTATCCAACTATTTGGGCGATTTGGATTGCGTCCAATGGCAAACCTGATTTGTTGACAATTATCATGTTTACAATTGGTACATTTTTGATGCGCAGCGCAGGTTGCGTGATAAATGACTGGGCAGACCGCAAATTTGATGGGCACGTTGCACGAACGCATTTACGTCCTGCGGCGCGTGGTTTGGTAAGCAAAAAAGAAGTGTATAAATTAACAGGATTTTTGTGTATTTTAGCGGCATTGTGTCTGATACCGTTTGACTATAAAACGTGGATTATGGCGATTCCTGCGGTATTTTTGGCGTTTTCGTATCCTTATATGAAACGTTTTTTTCCGATACCACAATTTTATTTGGGTTTGGCATTTTCATTTGGGATTCCGATGGCGTTTGTGGCGATAACGGGGAAATTGTCGGCGTTGGCGTGGTGGCTATTTGCGGCGAACGTGTTTTGGACGTTGGCGTATGACACCATCTACGCGATGGCAGACAAAGCTGATGATTTAAAAATTGGCATCAAAACATCTGCCATCACATTTGGTAAATACGATGCAGAAGCAGCGATGGCGTGTTATGCGTTGTTTAATATTTTTATGATACAAGTGGGTTTTAGTATTGGTGCGATGTGGCCTTATTGGTGGATTATGGTTTTAACTATTTATTTACAATGGAATTTTTATATTCAAATTCAAAAACGCGACCCGCAAGCCTGTTTCAATACCTTTTTGGACAACAACAAAATTGGCATGATGTGGTTTTTGGGTATTGTGATGCACTTTTCTTATATGTGAATCATTATGTTAAATTAAATAATGGGTTATTGATTTTTCAGGCAGCCTGAAGACACCGAAAGAGTCAACCAAATGAATTTTCAAGATACTTTAAAACAATTGCATCAGCAAGCCAAAGCCGAAACCAAAGCGCGTGAATTAGCCGCTGCTATTGCAAAAAAACAGCAACAAATTCAAGCAGAAGAAAGTTTCGCAGAACTCATGAAAGACGTGCAACCTCTAAAAAATCCCAACCGCAATTACATCGCCCCTCCCGACCGCAGCCCCATCAAACCACGTCCCCAAACCGAACATTTAGCCGAAGAACATTTTTTCTATGTCGGTGATGGTTACACAATGGAAATCCCAGCCACATTCAGCAAAAATGGACAAGGCAGCAACGACATCAAACGCCTACAAAATGGACATTACGAAGTGGTGGCGGACGTAGATTTACACGGTTATACCCAAGAAGAAGCTCAGCAAGTATTAAACGAATTCATTGAATTTGTTAAACAACGTGGCGTGTGTGGCGAGATTGTGCATGGCAGTGGTTTTGGGTCAGCTGGTTACAAGCCTGTGTTGAAATCGCTGGTACGCCGTTGGTTAATGCAGCACCCCGATGTGTTGGCGTATTGTGAGCCACGCAAAGGCAATGATGGTGCGGTGCGCATTTTAATTAAACGTCCACGCCGAACTGACCCATTTGCGGAAGAGAGATAATGTATGAGGGAGTAATGGTTTTTGCATAATGGTGTAAAAAGTTGCTTCTTAGA
This genomic window contains:
- the trpD gene encoding anthranilate phosphoribosyltransferase; translated protein: MITPQQALARLVDNNELFYDEMQDLMRQIMRGEVPPEQIAGILVGLRVKVETVSEIAAATSVMREFATKVPVQDVDNLVDIVGTGGDGAKTFNISTTSMFVAAAAGAKVAKHGGSSVSSSSGAADVLEALGVNLMQLPEKTAKSIESCGMGFMFAQNHHIAMRYVAPVRKLLGFRTIFNILGPMTNPAGAKNQLIGVFHVDLCGILSRVLQQLGSKHALVVHGSDGLDEITVTGRTRIAELKDGQIVEYDISPQDFGLPIYDNLDALKVNNAQESLALMNAVLDNTAPDVARDIVLLNTAACLYAGNVAGSLKDGLTLAREALVSGKAKAKQLEFIQFNQI
- the metW gene encoding methionine biosynthesis protein MetW — protein: MKLREDLQLIYDWIPDHSHVLDLGCGDGELLSALTTHKNCTGYGVEIATDRVQAAIERGVNVIQADVEAGLAAFGSHSFDVIVLSQTIQAMRDTQAILRNLTHVAKQAIVSFPNFGYWRNRLQIGLSGHMPVSERMPHQWYNTPNIHLCTLQDFELLCAKNQLHVLERAVMTGNKRVEKLPNLLGSLAFYRVG
- the pncB gene encoding nicotinate phosphoribosyltransferase yields the protein MTTPIIQSLLDTDLYKFTMLQVVLHQFPQAHGVYHFHCRNAQTAYPLADIKDDLERELDALCELKFTQDELAYLRSFRFIKSDFVDYLELFQLKRRFVYVSPSEDGRLNITVQGPIIQAMFFEIYILAIVNELYFRRLETSEVLAEGEKRLQEKIVLLKKLNGRQHPDDNPFLVSDFGTRRRYNRQWQEYVVQSFQAAVPEIFRGTSNVYLAKKFNIAAIGTMAHEFLQAFQALDVKLRDFQKAALEAWVHEYRGDLGIALTDVVGMDAFLRDFDLYFAKLFDGLRHDSGDPYAWGEKAYAHYQKLKIDSRTKMLTFSDGLDLEKAWDLHQHFKGRFKTSFGIGTNLTNDMGLETLNIVLKLVECNGQSVAKISDTAGKTLTTNNTFLAYLRQVFQIAE
- the ubiA gene encoding 4-hydroxybenzoate octaprenyltransferase, with protein sequence MKIKKLLSQIMHPRLIGKLTVYTQLMRLDRPIGTLLLLYPTIWAIWIASNGKPDLLTIIMFTIGTFLMRSAGCVINDWADRKFDGHVARTHLRPAARGLVSKKEVYKLTGFLCILAALCLIPFDYKTWIMAIPAVFLAFSYPYMKRFFPIPQFYLGLAFSFGIPMAFVAITGKLSALAWWLFAANVFWTLAYDTIYAMADKADDLKIGIKTSAITFGKYDAEAAMACYALFNIFMIQVGFSIGAMWPYWWIMVLTIYLQWNFYIQIQKRDPQACFNTFLDNNKIGMMWFLGIVMHFSYM
- a CDS encoding Smr/MutS family protein; translation: MNFQDTLKQLHQQAKAETKARELAAAIAKKQQQIQAEESFAELMKDVQPLKNPNRNYIAPPDRSPIKPRPQTEHLAEEHFFYVGDGYTMEIPATFSKNGQGSNDIKRLQNGHYEVVADVDLHGYTQEEAQQVLNEFIEFVKQRGVCGEIVHGSGFGSAGYKPVLKSLVRRWLMQHPDVLAYCEPRKGNDGAVRILIKRPRRTDPFAEER